In Crassostrea angulata isolate pt1a10 chromosome 4, ASM2561291v2, whole genome shotgun sequence, one genomic interval encodes:
- the LOC128181934 gene encoding uncharacterized protein LOC128181934 encodes MKMLAITATASKHSQKEIASLLGMKDYNELNTTPVLNDNVKLAVQERIPSTGGCNTVQEAYNFVFKPLLLQLYSEEEDFPLTVVYCKLQWCGYAIELAKRLLGPVYRSSCANARVVQYHAQQPHDFTHKKSAVLGGMAQKQKQFSVIMEQILLNDMLTDL; translated from the exons ATGAAGATGCTTGCAATAACAGCAACAGCAAGTAAGCATTCACAAAAAGAAATTGCAAGTCTGCTAGGAATGAAGGACTACAACGAATTAAATACAACCCCTGTACTAAATGACAATGTAAAACTCGCTGTCCAAGAAAGGATTCCATCTACAGGTGGGTGCAATACAGTGCAGGAGGCTTACAATTTTGTGTTCAAACCACTGTTGCTTCAACTGTATTCTGAAGAGGAGGATTTTCCCTTAACAGTGGTTTACTGCAAACTTCAGTGGTGTGGATATGCAATAGAACTTGCGAAAAGACTCTTAGGTCCAGTCTACAGATCAAGCTGTGCAAATGCAAGAGTAGTGCAGTATCATGCCCAGCAGCCACATGAT TTTACACACAAGAAGTCGGCCGTGCTGGGAGGGATGGCTCAAAAGCAGAAGCAATTCTCTGTTATAATGGAACAGATCTTGCTCAACGACATGTTGACAGATCTGTGA